From one Liolophura sinensis isolate JHLJ2023 chromosome 10, CUHK_Ljap_v2, whole genome shotgun sequence genomic stretch:
- the LOC135476264 gene encoding alpha-(1,3)-fucosyltransferase 7-like isoform X1 encodes MYKSVLSSFWCPLGFRVNRIGLQPHRMPATSKEAVQTFVLFIVVSALSYYLWDNIQLTQTRQVFVHPLPYQLLAANFTGNKTFIILDYVAYTIKGNEDYYIGNCLVTQNKALVDKAHAVVFATRKLRSKSAMPKVRHQWQRWVWLLDESPYHPVDGQPFKLTDFNYVYNWTMTYSSDSDVYCPYGWTKRKEEPEAEIPDLGKRDGLIAAVISNCGSAYVHNHRFEYLKELNNTAKVTLYGRCGKACKGYENGQQGSPCPEIKNHLFYLSFENSNCKEYISEKFYGNAISMGAVPIVMGARKEDYARVGPPNSFIHVKDFASPKHLGDYINSLSKNRTAYMKYHEWRKEYEVDYRVQFISRKVWPPLCDKLNADKGEVNVVRSLADFWKLSDCDGTKFW; translated from the exons ATGTACAAATCTGTACTTTCTTCGTTTTGGTGCCCGTTAGGTTTCCGGGTAAATAGAATAGGACTTCAGCCTCACAG AATGCCTGCGACAAGTAAAGAGGCTGTTCAgacttttgttttgttcatcGTCGTTTCTGCCTTGTCGTACTACCTCTGGGACAATATCCAATTAACACAGACAAGACAAGTGTTTGTTCATCCGCTGCCATACCAGCTATTGGCAGCAAATTTCACAGGAAACAAGACGTTTATAATACTTGATTACGTAGCCTACACGATAAAAGGCAACGAAGACTATTACATCGGTAATTGTTTGGTGACTCAAAATAAAGCACTTGTCGACAAAGCTCATGCGGTTGTGTTTGCGACGCGGAAACTGAGGAGTAAATCGGCTATGCCTAAAGTCCGTCATCAGTGGCAGAGGTGGGTTTGGTTGCTGGACGAAAGTCCTTACCACCCAGTAGATGGACAACCATTTAAACTGACAGATTTCAACTACGTGTACAACTGGACGATGACCTACTCGAGTGATTCGGACGTGTACTGTCCGTACGGTTGGACAAAGCGGAAGGAAGAACCGGAAGCGGAAATACCTGATCTTGGAAAAAGAGACGGTCTGATCGCGGCGGTGATCTCAAACTGCGGCTCGGCTTACGTTCACAATCACAGATTTGAATACCTCAAGGAACTCAATAACACGGCTAAAGTGACGTTATACGGAAGGTGCGGGAAAGCCTGCAAAGGCTACGAGAACGGTCAACAAGGGTCTCCTTGCCCAGAAATTAAGAACCATCTGTTTTATCTGTCTTTTGAGAATTCGAACTGCAAAGAATATATCTCGGAGAAGTTTTACGGTAATGCCATTTCCATGGGAGCCGTGCCCATTGTTATGGGCGCCAGAAAGGAGGATTACGCACGCGTAGGTCCCCCAAATTCGTTTATTCACGTCAAAGACTTCGCCAGTCCTAAACATCTGGGCGACTATATTAATTCATTATCCAAAAATAGAACAGCCTATATGAAGTACCACGAGTGGCGAAAAGAGTATGAAGTAGATTACAGGGTACAGTTTATTAGTAGAAAAGTGTGGCCCCCTCTTTGTGATAAATTGAATGCTGACAAAGGGGAGGTAAACGTTGTGCGGAGTCTGGCAGACTTTTGGAAACTGTCAGATTGCGATGGTACAAAGTTTTGGTAA
- the LOC135476266 gene encoding glycoprotein-N-acetylgalactosamine 3-beta-galactosyltransferase 1-like translates to MAQISRMTVAVLCFSMGTFSSYLVWSYFLSHSLRCLRRQHAHQVTSQQDYKSEGVFRRFENERCHKDNDTEAKLLEKTVRVLCWIMTGPKNLDKKAIHVKNTWGRRCNILLFMSSVRNDSFPTVGLNVSEGRNHLTAKTMEAFRYVHENHLADADWFLKADDDTYVILENLRHFLSDKDCTVPVFYGHHFSPSFLKNKNGYFAGGAGYILSKAALVKLYKYGKNESNCRQDGGMEDIEMGVCMEKLNVTRGNTTDSHGRRRFHAFRPEVFLHGLYNDRFDDYDGESGAIKGMGAISDFAVSFHYVQPPMMYDLEFYVYHLRPYGISSHPHDIDVPI, encoded by the exons ATGGCACAAATCTCACGGATGACAGTCGCAGTTCTCTGCTTTTCTATGGGAACTTTTTCTTCGTACCTGGTGTGGAGCTACTTTCTGTCCCACTCTCTGCGTTGCCTCAGAAGACAACATGCTCACCAAGTCACATCCCAGCAAGACTACAAATCTGAAGGAGTTTTCAGACGATTTGAGAATGAGCGATGCCATAAAG ACAACGACACTGAGGCTAAACTCCTGGAGAAAACTGTACGAGTTTTATGTTGGATCATGACTGGGCCTAAGAACCTGGATAAGAAAGCAATTCATGTAAAGAACACATGGGGACGAAGGTGTAACATCCTGCTGTTCATGAGCTCCGTCAGGAATGACAGTTTCCCAACTGTAGGTCTCAACGTATCCGAAGGTCGGAATCACCTGACGGCCAAAACCATGGAAGCTTTCCGGTACGTCCATGAGAACCATTTGGCCGACGCTGATTGGTTCCTAAAAGCTGACGATGACACATACGTCATCTTGGAGAATTTACGTCACTTCCTGTCCGACAAAGACTGCACCGTACCCGTGTTTTATGGACATCATTTTTCGCCCAGttttctaaaaaacaaaaacggttACTTTGCAGGCGGAGCTGGGTACATTCTGAGCAAAGCGGCCCTGGTGAAACTTTACAAGTACGGAAAGAATGAGTCCAATTGTCGTCAAGATGGCGGCATGGAGGACATCGAAATGGGAGTGTGCATGGAGAAGTTAAACGTGACTCGAGGCAACACAACGGATTCTCATGGAAGGCGACGGTTTCACGCTTTTCGACCGGAGGTATTTCTCCACGGCCTTTACAATGACCGCTTTGATGATTACGACGGTGAATCTGGAGCAATTAAG GGTATGGGGGCGATCAGCGACTTTGCCGTGTCGTTCCATTACGTTCAACCACCAATGATGTATGACCTGGAGTTTTACGTATACCATCTGAGGCCATATGGAATATCGTCTCACCCACATGATATAGATGTCCCAATATAG
- the LOC135476264 gene encoding alpha-(1,3)-fucosyltransferase 7-like isoform X2 codes for MPATSKEAVQTFVLFIVVSALSYYLWDNIQLTQTRQVFVHPLPYQLLAANFTGNKTFIILDYVAYTIKGNEDYYIGNCLVTQNKALVDKAHAVVFATRKLRSKSAMPKVRHQWQRWVWLLDESPYHPVDGQPFKLTDFNYVYNWTMTYSSDSDVYCPYGWTKRKEEPEAEIPDLGKRDGLIAAVISNCGSAYVHNHRFEYLKELNNTAKVTLYGRCGKACKGYENGQQGSPCPEIKNHLFYLSFENSNCKEYISEKFYGNAISMGAVPIVMGARKEDYARVGPPNSFIHVKDFASPKHLGDYINSLSKNRTAYMKYHEWRKEYEVDYRVQFISRKVWPPLCDKLNADKGEVNVVRSLADFWKLSDCDGTKFW; via the coding sequence ATGCCTGCGACAAGTAAAGAGGCTGTTCAgacttttgttttgttcatcGTCGTTTCTGCCTTGTCGTACTACCTCTGGGACAATATCCAATTAACACAGACAAGACAAGTGTTTGTTCATCCGCTGCCATACCAGCTATTGGCAGCAAATTTCACAGGAAACAAGACGTTTATAATACTTGATTACGTAGCCTACACGATAAAAGGCAACGAAGACTATTACATCGGTAATTGTTTGGTGACTCAAAATAAAGCACTTGTCGACAAAGCTCATGCGGTTGTGTTTGCGACGCGGAAACTGAGGAGTAAATCGGCTATGCCTAAAGTCCGTCATCAGTGGCAGAGGTGGGTTTGGTTGCTGGACGAAAGTCCTTACCACCCAGTAGATGGACAACCATTTAAACTGACAGATTTCAACTACGTGTACAACTGGACGATGACCTACTCGAGTGATTCGGACGTGTACTGTCCGTACGGTTGGACAAAGCGGAAGGAAGAACCGGAAGCGGAAATACCTGATCTTGGAAAAAGAGACGGTCTGATCGCGGCGGTGATCTCAAACTGCGGCTCGGCTTACGTTCACAATCACAGATTTGAATACCTCAAGGAACTCAATAACACGGCTAAAGTGACGTTATACGGAAGGTGCGGGAAAGCCTGCAAAGGCTACGAGAACGGTCAACAAGGGTCTCCTTGCCCAGAAATTAAGAACCATCTGTTTTATCTGTCTTTTGAGAATTCGAACTGCAAAGAATATATCTCGGAGAAGTTTTACGGTAATGCCATTTCCATGGGAGCCGTGCCCATTGTTATGGGCGCCAGAAAGGAGGATTACGCACGCGTAGGTCCCCCAAATTCGTTTATTCACGTCAAAGACTTCGCCAGTCCTAAACATCTGGGCGACTATATTAATTCATTATCCAAAAATAGAACAGCCTATATGAAGTACCACGAGTGGCGAAAAGAGTATGAAGTAGATTACAGGGTACAGTTTATTAGTAGAAAAGTGTGGCCCCCTCTTTGTGATAAATTGAATGCTGACAAAGGGGAGGTAAACGTTGTGCGGAGTCTGGCAGACTTTTGGAAACTGTCAGATTGCGATGGTACAAAGTTTTGGTAA
- the LOC135476679 gene encoding toll-like receptor 4 isoform X1, protein MRTLSPPILAALVFFLVMINTPLIDVRATFTNEMRDHRLIPTDEAGVVDLNAVKKIRDLNKGTAKQTEKKVRADEVCNTTRTFPCVCSQSADGLTVNCSGRSLISVPAGIPDRVTLLILSHNRIRDIPAGTFRNLSRLGVLNLSYNELSHMGSGVFSGLNRLTKLLLNENPWHMTAKTFSDDVFTPLANLTWLNLKTAFPSDNRQSQYPDSALSKLPRLETLLINGLTNKVFGKGFVKISSLKTLDLSHSPSFESMSKDTFVNFKNISLKTLNLSHCDLTQIHRETFSNLPQIDTIDYSHNVHLEIKGVGISTYGLQNSRIRKIVMQRVHVFDSLTIVTKEDFQYLNQTGLEELYMDNNTIGQIIGLEPVLALPLSIRNLSFSWNNIQSYKHQVFLLLRLQNAEQLDASNQEVYDVTNRRTNGHQENISSRQVQKVSTRSFDSILSHQLGPRLEDVSYLKHSRVLSDVRIELDEEALPEFYLPPNLWKVDCSKVYKIRFTVPELKLKNSSLEFVNFAYNGLNKWKGPIRGAESIRYLDLTGNGCNYVSDMFFAYMTGLETLHIGQNKLGKHFTSDIVFYNLTSLKRLYMEDNQLETLEFNLFSRLSNLTELRLSGNYLTDWNMNMSGLTKLQTLDLSHNKLQTLPPSLCHALDDIFQFSAVLVDIQDNPFQCVCDTEHFIEWLARTKVTFRNLASTFCRLANGTTLPLSANRVILNTLKRRCRSYAALIGGLCSTVFLFLVVLAVKVVHRQRWKLRYLWYMATNWRKRTGYQSLDSVAENPFGYDAFVSYEDAHLNFIREQIIPRLETESGLKLCIDKREFIPGLFITDNILHAITTSRKTVVLLSRAFLKSKWCMYELNMARMEGIYNGREVLVLVLMEDIPINQLPPEIIDVIQKQTYIEMTQNSYGQTLFWERVVSAIKSD, encoded by the coding sequence ATGAGGACTTTATCACCTCCTATTCTGGCTGCTCTTGTTTTCTTTCTCGTCATGATCAATACCCCTCTAATAGATGTGCGAGCCACTTTTACAAACGAGATGCGAGATCATCGTTTGATTCCAACTGACGAGGCGGGCGTTGTAGATTTGAATGCAGTAAAGAAAATCAGAGATTTGAACAAGGGGACCGCCAAACAAACTGAAAAGAAAGTCCGAGCGGATGAAGTTTGCAACACGACTCGCACATTTCCTTGTGTGTGCAGCCAATCGGCAGATGGCTTAACTGTGAACTGCTCTGGAAGAAGTCTAATTTCCGTTCCTGCTGGTATCCCAGATAGAGTCACTCTTCTGATTTTGAGTCACAACAGGATACGAGACATTCCAGCTGGTACATTTCGGAACTTGAGTCGGCTGGGAGTGCTGAACCTTTCCTACAACGAGTTGTCTCACATGGGCTCTGGGGTGTTCAGTGGCCTGAATCGACTCACAAAACTCCTGTTGAATGAAAATCCTTGGCATATGACAGCAAAAACATTCAGCGACGATGTGTTTACCCCTCTCGCAAATCTCACATGGCTGAACCTGAAGACAGCCTTTCCCTCTGACAACCGTCAGTCTCAGTACCCTGATTCCGCCCTGAGTAAACTTCCCCGCCTGGAAACCCTTCTCATCAATGGCCTGACCAACAAAGTGTTTGGAAAAGGGTTCGTCAAAATATCCTCGCTAAAGACATTAGATCTGTCACACTCGCCCTCTTTCGAGTCAATGTCCAAGGACACCTTTGTgaattttaagaatatttccttgAAAACCCTGAACCTTAGTCATTGCGATTTAACGCAGATCCACAGAGAAACGTTTTCAAACCTTCCACAGATAGATACCATCGACTATAGCCACAACGTCCATTTAGAGATCAAGGGAGTCGGAATCAGCACATATGGCCTTCAAAACAGCAGAATACGAAAAATCGTCATGCAAAGAGTACATGTTTTTGATTCGTTGACGATAGTAACAAAAGAAGACTTCCAGTATCTGAACCAAACAGGTCTTGAAGAGTTGTACATGGACAATAATACAATAGGGCAGATAATCGGGTTGGAACCTGTATTGGCATTACCTCTCTCAATAAGAAACTTGAGTTTTTCCTGGAATAATATACAAAGCTACAAACATCAGGTGTTTCTTCTCTTGAGGCTGCAAAACGCGGAACAACTTGACGCTAGTAACCAAGAGGTTTATGATGTGACAAATAGACGGACGAACGGACATCAAGAAAATATATCGTCTAGACAGGTGCAGAAAGTTTCCACCAGAAGCTTTGACTCCATACTATCTCATCAGCTTGGTCCTCGTTTAGAGGATGTGAGTTATCTTAAACACTCCCGCGTTCTTTCTGACGTACGTATAGAACTCGATGAAGAGGCTTTACCTGAGTTTTATCTTCCCCCAAATCTTTGGAAAGTGGACTGCAGCAAAGTTTACAAAATCAGATTCACTGTACCAGAACTGAAATTGAAAAATTCCTCCCTGGAATTTGTAAACTTTGCTTACAATGGACTGAACAAATGGAAGGGTCCGATCCGAGGAGCTGAGAGCATTCGTTACCTGGATCTTACTGGCAATGGATGTAATTATGTTTCGGACATGTTCTTCGCTTACATGACCGGACTGGAGACGTTACACATTGGCCAGAACAAACTGGGAAAGCATTTTACAAGCGACATCGTGTTCTACAACCTCACCTCACTCAAACGCCTCTACATGGAGGACAATCAGTTGGAAACTTTAGAGTTTAATCTGTTCTCCAGGCTCTCTAACCTCACCGAGCTACGACTCTCTGGAAATTATCTCACGGACTGGAACATGAACATGTCCGGCTTGACGAAACTGCAAACTCTGGATCTGTCGCACAATAAATTACAGACTCTGCCTCCGTCGCTGTGCCATGCCCTGGACGACATTTTCCAGTTTTCCGCCGTCCTGGTCGACATCCAGGACAACCCGTTCCAATGTGTGTGTGACACAGAGCATTTCATCGAGTGGCTGGCAAGAACGAAGGTAACGTTCAGGAATCTGGCGTCCACGTTTTGTCGACTGGCGAATGGCACAACTCTACCCCTCTCCGCTAACAGAGTCATCCTGAACACCCTCAAACGAAGATGTCGGTCATACGCGGCTCTCATCGGCGGCTTATGTTCAACGGTATTCTTGTTCTTGGTCGTGTTGGCGGTAAAAGTCGTTCACCGTCAGCGCTGGAAACTCCGGTACCTGTGGTACATGGCAACCAACTGGCGAAAGAGAACTGGCTACCAGAGTCTGGACAGCGTTGCGGAGAATCCTTTCGGCTACGACGCCTTTGTGTCTTACGAAGATGCTCACTTAAACTTCATTCGAGAGCAGATCATCCCGCGTCTTGAAACCGAATCGGGACTAAAACTATGCATCGACAAGAGGGAGTTTATTCCTGGATTGTTCATCACGGACAACATACTTCATGCGATAACGACCAGCAGGAAAACCGTGGTGCTTCTCTCGCGGGCGTTCCTCAAAAGTAAATGGTGCATGTACGAGCTGAACATGGCCCGGATGGAGGGAATTTACAACGGAAGAGAGGTACTAGTGCTTGTTCTAATGGAGGACATTCCCATCAACCAACTTCCGCCAGAGATTATTGACGTCATTCAAAAGCAGACGTACATTGAGATGACACAAAATTCGTATGGCCAGACGCTCTTCTGGGAAAGGGTGGTGTCTGCCATCAAATCCGACTGA
- the LOC135476679 gene encoding toll-like receptor 4 isoform X2 has product MRTLSPPILAALVFFLVMINTPLIDVRATFTNEMRDHRLIPTDEAGVVDLNAVKKIRDLNKGTAKQTEKKVRADEVCNTTRTFPCVCSQSADGLTVNCSGRSLISVPAGIPDRVTLLILSHNRIRDIPAGTFRNLSRLGVLNLSYNELSHMGSGVFSGLNRLTKLLLNENPWHMTAKTFSDDVFTPLANLTWLNLKTAFPSDNRQSQYPDSALSKLPRLETLLINGLTNKVFGKGFVKISSLKTLDLSHSPSFESMSKDTFVNFKNISLKTLNLSHCDLTQIHRETFSNLPQIDTIDYSHNVHLEIKGVGISTYGLQNSRIRKIVMQRVHVFDSLTIVTKEDFQYLNQTGLEELYMDNNTIGQIIGLEPVLALPLSIRNLSFSWNNIQSYKHQVFLLLRLQNAEQLDASNQEVYDVTNRRTNGHQENISSRQVQKVSTRSFDSILSHQLGPRLEDVSYLKHSRVLSDVRIELDEEALPEFYLPPNLWKVDCSKVYKIRFTVPELKLKNSSLEFVNFAYNGLNKWKGPIRGAESIRYLDLTGNGCNYVSDMFFAYMTGLETLHIGQNKLGKHFTSDIVFYNLTSLKRLYMEDNQLETLEFNLFSRLSNLTELRLSGNYLTDWNMNMSGLTKLQTLDLSHNKLQTLPPSLCHALDDIFQFSAVLVDIQDNPFQCVCDTEHFIEWLARTKVTFRNLASTFCRLANGTTLPLSANRVILNTLKRRCRSYAALIGGLCSTVFLFLVVLAVKVVHRQRWKLRYLWYMATNWRKRTGYQSLDSVAENPFGYDAFVSYEDAHLNFIREQIIPRLETESGLKLCIDKREFIPGLFITDNILHAITTSRKTVVLLSRAFLKSKWCMYELNMARMEGIYNGRECHGRPASIARLEERPLRER; this is encoded by the exons ATGAGGACTTTATCACCTCCTATTCTGGCTGCTCTTGTTTTCTTTCTCGTCATGATCAATACCCCTCTAATAGATGTGCGAGCCACTTTTACAAACGAGATGCGAGATCATCGTTTGATTCCAACTGACGAGGCGGGCGTTGTAGATTTGAATGCAGTAAAGAAAATCAGAGATTTGAACAAGGGGACCGCCAAACAAACTGAAAAGAAAGTCCGAGCGGATGAAGTTTGCAACACGACTCGCACATTTCCTTGTGTGTGCAGCCAATCGGCAGATGGCTTAACTGTGAACTGCTCTGGAAGAAGTCTAATTTCCGTTCCTGCTGGTATCCCAGATAGAGTCACTCTTCTGATTTTGAGTCACAACAGGATACGAGACATTCCAGCTGGTACATTTCGGAACTTGAGTCGGCTGGGAGTGCTGAACCTTTCCTACAACGAGTTGTCTCACATGGGCTCTGGGGTGTTCAGTGGCCTGAATCGACTCACAAAACTCCTGTTGAATGAAAATCCTTGGCATATGACAGCAAAAACATTCAGCGACGATGTGTTTACCCCTCTCGCAAATCTCACATGGCTGAACCTGAAGACAGCCTTTCCCTCTGACAACCGTCAGTCTCAGTACCCTGATTCCGCCCTGAGTAAACTTCCCCGCCTGGAAACCCTTCTCATCAATGGCCTGACCAACAAAGTGTTTGGAAAAGGGTTCGTCAAAATATCCTCGCTAAAGACATTAGATCTGTCACACTCGCCCTCTTTCGAGTCAATGTCCAAGGACACCTTTGTgaattttaagaatatttccttgAAAACCCTGAACCTTAGTCATTGCGATTTAACGCAGATCCACAGAGAAACGTTTTCAAACCTTCCACAGATAGATACCATCGACTATAGCCACAACGTCCATTTAGAGATCAAGGGAGTCGGAATCAGCACATATGGCCTTCAAAACAGCAGAATACGAAAAATCGTCATGCAAAGAGTACATGTTTTTGATTCGTTGACGATAGTAACAAAAGAAGACTTCCAGTATCTGAACCAAACAGGTCTTGAAGAGTTGTACATGGACAATAATACAATAGGGCAGATAATCGGGTTGGAACCTGTATTGGCATTACCTCTCTCAATAAGAAACTTGAGTTTTTCCTGGAATAATATACAAAGCTACAAACATCAGGTGTTTCTTCTCTTGAGGCTGCAAAACGCGGAACAACTTGACGCTAGTAACCAAGAGGTTTATGATGTGACAAATAGACGGACGAACGGACATCAAGAAAATATATCGTCTAGACAGGTGCAGAAAGTTTCCACCAGAAGCTTTGACTCCATACTATCTCATCAGCTTGGTCCTCGTTTAGAGGATGTGAGTTATCTTAAACACTCCCGCGTTCTTTCTGACGTACGTATAGAACTCGATGAAGAGGCTTTACCTGAGTTTTATCTTCCCCCAAATCTTTGGAAAGTGGACTGCAGCAAAGTTTACAAAATCAGATTCACTGTACCAGAACTGAAATTGAAAAATTCCTCCCTGGAATTTGTAAACTTTGCTTACAATGGACTGAACAAATGGAAGGGTCCGATCCGAGGAGCTGAGAGCATTCGTTACCTGGATCTTACTGGCAATGGATGTAATTATGTTTCGGACATGTTCTTCGCTTACATGACCGGACTGGAGACGTTACACATTGGCCAGAACAAACTGGGAAAGCATTTTACAAGCGACATCGTGTTCTACAACCTCACCTCACTCAAACGCCTCTACATGGAGGACAATCAGTTGGAAACTTTAGAGTTTAATCTGTTCTCCAGGCTCTCTAACCTCACCGAGCTACGACTCTCTGGAAATTATCTCACGGACTGGAACATGAACATGTCCGGCTTGACGAAACTGCAAACTCTGGATCTGTCGCACAATAAATTACAGACTCTGCCTCCGTCGCTGTGCCATGCCCTGGACGACATTTTCCAGTTTTCCGCCGTCCTGGTCGACATCCAGGACAACCCGTTCCAATGTGTGTGTGACACAGAGCATTTCATCGAGTGGCTGGCAAGAACGAAGGTAACGTTCAGGAATCTGGCGTCCACGTTTTGTCGACTGGCGAATGGCACAACTCTACCCCTCTCCGCTAACAGAGTCATCCTGAACACCCTCAAACGAAGATGTCGGTCATACGCGGCTCTCATCGGCGGCTTATGTTCAACGGTATTCTTGTTCTTGGTCGTGTTGGCGGTAAAAGTCGTTCACCGTCAGCGCTGGAAACTCCGGTACCTGTGGTACATGGCAACCAACTGGCGAAAGAGAACTGGCTACCAGAGTCTGGACAGCGTTGCGGAGAATCCTTTCGGCTACGACGCCTTTGTGTCTTACGAAGATGCTCACTTAAACTTCATTCGAGAGCAGATCATCCCGCGTCTTGAAACCGAATCGGGACTAAAACTATGCATCGACAAGAGGGAGTTTATTCCTGGATTGTTCATCACGGACAACATACTTCATGCGATAACGACCAGCAGGAAAACCGTGGTGCTTCTCTCGCGGGCGTTCCTCAAAAGTAAATGGTGCATGTACGAGCTGAACATGGCCCGGATGGAGGGAATTTACAACGGAAGAGAG TGCCATGGTAGACCGGCCTCGATAGCACGGTTGgaagagcgtccgcttcgggaacggtag